One region of Serinus canaria isolate serCan28SL12 chromosome 25, serCan2020, whole genome shotgun sequence genomic DNA includes:
- the MRPL4 gene encoding 39S ribosomal protein L4, mitochondrial, whose product MIRAGAAALRAWSRGRGWAAFSTAPPAPPAAPEPRRVSPEEPPVPSPVLRSCRVPVVSPLSPVQAWVESLRHPEDTLRGLADLHPDVFAVSPRLDILHTVATWQRNYKRISHARVRSRAEVRGGGRKPWRQKGSGRARHGSVRSPLWRGGGIAHGPRGPTSYFYMVPMRVRVLGLKVALSVKLMQDELHVVDSLELPSSDPRYLLELARARRWGHSVLVVDTNEFPENISAAAAGLKSITLIPALGLNVHSLLKHQTLVLTLDAVAFLEQRLLWHDSRYSPLVPFSLPHRDLPPPA is encoded by the exons ATGATCCGCGCGGGGGCGGCCGCGCTGAGGGCCTggagccggggccggggctgggccgCG TTCTCGAccgcgcccccggccccgcccgcggcCCCCGAGCCCCGCAGGG tgtccccagagGAGCCCCCGGTGCCCTCCCCGGTGCTGCGGAGCTGCCGTGTCCCCGTggtgtccccgctgtcccccgtGCAGGCCTGGGTGGAGTCCCTGCGTCACCCCGAGGACACGCTGCGGGGGCTGGCTGACCTGCACCCCGACGTCTTCGCCGTCAGCCCCAG gctggacATCCTGCACACGGTGGCCACGTGGCAGAGGAACTACAAGAGGATC agccacGCCCGCGTGCGCAGCCGGGCCGAGGTGCGGGGCGGGGGCCGCAAGCCCTGGCGGCAGAAGGGCTCCGGGCGCGCCCGGCACGGCTCCGTCAGGTCCCCGCTCTGGAGGGGCG gtgGCATCGCCCACGGCCCGCGGGGCCCCACCAGCTACTTCTACATGGTGCCCATGAGGGTGCGGGTGCTGGGGCTGAAGGTGGCCCTGAGTGTGAAGCTGATGCAG GACGAGCTGCACGTGGTggacagcctggagctgcccagcagcGACCCCCGGTacctgctggagctggcccGGGCCCGGCGCTGGGGACACTCCGTGCTGGTGGTGGACAC CAATGAGTTCCCGGAGAACATCAGCGCCGCGGCCGCGGGGCTCAAATCCATCACCCTCATCCCCGCCCTGG GGCTCAACGTGCACAGCCTGCTGAAGCACCAGACGCTGGTGCTGACCCTGGACGCCGTCGCCTTCCTGGAGCAGCGGCTGCTGTGGCACGACTCGCGTTACTCGCCCCTGGtgcccttctccctgccccaccGCGACCTCCCCCCGCCCGCCTGA
- the S1PR2 gene encoding sphingosine 1-phosphate receptor 2 isoform X1 produces the protein MSPPLAFPAPRGAPPHCPRDVCHLLPPGVTSCHPVSPQAPPPPGFPPDVRPDVPPPAPFSHCHLAVSDSPVEGHRSHVPAALSHVIVAVPVTAMGSIYKEYFNRDKIREHYNFTKGDGESAAPSRWVGSVLIVVLCCVIVLENLLVLVSICRNKRLHLAMYIFIGNLAASDLLAGTAFMVNTLLSGSTTFSLTPVQWFVREGTAFATLAASVFSLLAIAIERHVAITKVKVYSSDKNCRMVLLIGACWVIAGAIGSLPIMGWNCISDLGDCSTVLPLYSKRYVLFVTTIFTLILMAIVGLYTRIYCIVRSSHAEIASAQTLALLKTVTIVLGAFIVCWLPAFIILLMDASCPVRACRVLYSANYFFAFATLNSAANPVIYMLRSKDMRGEFLRVLCCCGRARRGQPPGRAGVPLRTSSSLDRGPAGPAAELPTAPLTRECTTSV, from the exons ATGTCCCCACCCCTCGCTTTTCCAGCCCCCCGGGGTGCCCCGCCCCATTGCCCCCGGGATGTCTGTCACCTCCTGCCACCCGGTGTCACCTCCTGCCACCCGGTGTCACCAcaggcgccgccgccgcctggATTTCCCCCGGATGTGcgcccagatgtgcccccccCCGCCCCGTTCTCCCACTGCCACCTTGCCGTGAGTGACAGCCCTGTGGAAGgacacag GAGCCATGTCCCGGCGGCGCTGAGCCACGTCATCGTCGCCGTCCCCGTCACCGCCATGGGGAGCATCTACAAGGAATATTTCAACCGCGACAAGATCCGCGAGCACTACAACTTCACCAAGGGCGACGGCGAGAGCGCGGCGCCCTCGCGCTGGGTGGGCTCCGTCCTCATCGTCGTCCTCTGCTGCGTCATCGTGCTGGAGAacctgctggtgctggtgtcCATCTGCCGCAACAAGCGCCTGCACCTGGCCATGTACATCTTCATCGGCAACCTGGCGGCCTCGGACCTGCTGGCCGGCACGGCCTTCATGGTCAACACGCTGCTGTCGGGCAGCACCACCTTCAGCCTGACGCCCGTGCAGTGGTTCGTGCGCGAGGGCACGGCCTTCGCCACGCTGGCCGCCTCGGTGTTCAGCCTGCTGGCCATCGCCATCGAGCGGCACGTGGCCATCACCAAGGTGAAGGTGTACAGCAGCGACAAGAACTGCCGCATGGTGCTGCTGATCGGCGCCTGCTGGGTGATCGCCGGCGCCATCGGCAGCCTGCCCATCATGGGCTGGAACTGCATCAGCGACCTGGGCGACTGCTCCACCGTGCTGCCGCTCTACTCCAAGCGCTACGTGCTCTTCGTCACCACCATCTTCACGCTCATCCTCATGGCCATCGTGGGGCTCTACACGCGCATCTACTGCATCGTCCGCTCCAGCCACGCCGAGATCGCCTCGGCGCAGACGCTGGCCTTGCTCAAGACCGTCACCATCGTGCTGGGCGCCTTCATCGTCTGCTGGCTGCCCGCCTTCATCATCCTCCTGATGGACGCCTCGTGCCCCGTGCGCGCCTGCCGGGTGCTCTACAGCGCCAATTATTTCTTCGCCTTCGCCACGCTCAACTCGGCGGCCAACCCGGTGATCTACATGCTGCGCAGCAAGGACATGCGCGGCGAGTTCCTGCGCGTGCTCTGCTGCTgcggccgcgcccgccgcgggCAGCCCCCCGGCCGGGCGGGGGTCCCGCTGCGCACGTCCAGCTCGCTGGACAGgggcccggccggccccgcgGCCGAGCTGCCCACGGCGCCGCTGACCCGCGAGTGCACCACGTCCGTGTGA
- the S1PR2 gene encoding sphingosine 1-phosphate receptor 2 isoform X2 has protein sequence MGSIYKEYFNRDKIREHYNFTKGDGESAAPSRWVGSVLIVVLCCVIVLENLLVLVSICRNKRLHLAMYIFIGNLAASDLLAGTAFMVNTLLSGSTTFSLTPVQWFVREGTAFATLAASVFSLLAIAIERHVAITKVKVYSSDKNCRMVLLIGACWVIAGAIGSLPIMGWNCISDLGDCSTVLPLYSKRYVLFVTTIFTLILMAIVGLYTRIYCIVRSSHAEIASAQTLALLKTVTIVLGAFIVCWLPAFIILLMDASCPVRACRVLYSANYFFAFATLNSAANPVIYMLRSKDMRGEFLRVLCCCGRARRGQPPGRAGVPLRTSSSLDRGPAGPAAELPTAPLTRECTTSV, from the coding sequence ATGGGGAGCATCTACAAGGAATATTTCAACCGCGACAAGATCCGCGAGCACTACAACTTCACCAAGGGCGACGGCGAGAGCGCGGCGCCCTCGCGCTGGGTGGGCTCCGTCCTCATCGTCGTCCTCTGCTGCGTCATCGTGCTGGAGAacctgctggtgctggtgtcCATCTGCCGCAACAAGCGCCTGCACCTGGCCATGTACATCTTCATCGGCAACCTGGCGGCCTCGGACCTGCTGGCCGGCACGGCCTTCATGGTCAACACGCTGCTGTCGGGCAGCACCACCTTCAGCCTGACGCCCGTGCAGTGGTTCGTGCGCGAGGGCACGGCCTTCGCCACGCTGGCCGCCTCGGTGTTCAGCCTGCTGGCCATCGCCATCGAGCGGCACGTGGCCATCACCAAGGTGAAGGTGTACAGCAGCGACAAGAACTGCCGCATGGTGCTGCTGATCGGCGCCTGCTGGGTGATCGCCGGCGCCATCGGCAGCCTGCCCATCATGGGCTGGAACTGCATCAGCGACCTGGGCGACTGCTCCACCGTGCTGCCGCTCTACTCCAAGCGCTACGTGCTCTTCGTCACCACCATCTTCACGCTCATCCTCATGGCCATCGTGGGGCTCTACACGCGCATCTACTGCATCGTCCGCTCCAGCCACGCCGAGATCGCCTCGGCGCAGACGCTGGCCTTGCTCAAGACCGTCACCATCGTGCTGGGCGCCTTCATCGTCTGCTGGCTGCCCGCCTTCATCATCCTCCTGATGGACGCCTCGTGCCCCGTGCGCGCCTGCCGGGTGCTCTACAGCGCCAATTATTTCTTCGCCTTCGCCACGCTCAACTCGGCGGCCAACCCGGTGATCTACATGCTGCGCAGCAAGGACATGCGCGGCGAGTTCCTGCGCGTGCTCTGCTGCTgcggccgcgcccgccgcgggCAGCCCCCCGGCCGGGCGGGGGTCCCGCTGCGCACGTCCAGCTCGCTGGACAGgggcccggccggccccgcgGCCGAGCTGCCCACGGCGCCGCTGACCCGCGAGTGCACCACGTCCGTGTGA
- the LOC103824958 gene encoding patatin-like phospholipase domain-containing protein 6 yields the protein MGESQQEAKVGPVPVAPVSPGLGARGLSCPLSPQGSVLRGLLAFFSREQLPARAVLGTILALAVAVMAVAVLGWWLRLKKVPAQEPPRYRFRKRDKVLFYSRKIMRKVSQSTSSLVDVSMASGTARPRSRKKLKMLSIAKKVSASFLRIQKEPPTLQLKEPPPSVLEADLTEFDVASSHLPSEVLYMLKNVRVLGHFEKPLFLELCKHMVFQQCQQGEDVFRPGQPDTSIYVLQEGKLELLLTEADGKETVMKEVFPGDSVHSLLSILDVITGHQRPYRTVCARAAEDSTVLRLPVEAFSAVFEKYPESLVRVVQIIMVRLQRVTFLALHNYLGLTNELFSHDMQPLRLFPQPCHAARTSPVRHSKRSLGSTDEGRDTAELMKAAGLETPAPPQLSRCISMPVDISGIQKAPRSDFDMAYERGRISVSLQEDSTGAFGQVSQEPKERKSVTLEEQPSGVYHYSSCEEDTASGTGTGMGTCPFGPYQGRQTSDIFEEAKRELIKLMKIEDPSLLNNRVLLHHAKGGTVIARQGDQDVSLHFVLWGCLHVYQRMIDKEEDVCLFLTQPGELVGQLAVLTGEPLIFTIKANRDCTFLKISKSDFYEIMREQPSVVLSVAHTVAARMSPFVRQMDFAIDWMAVEAGRALYRQGDKSDCTYIVLNGRLRSVIQKGSGKKELVGEYGRGDLVGVVEALTRQPRATTVHAVRDTELAKLPEGTLNNIKRRYPQVVTRLIHLLSQKILGNLQQLRGPFAGPGLGMASSSEPINPTSNLSTVAVLPVCDEVPMAAFTLELQHALNAIGPTLLLTSDIIRARLGSSALESIQEYRLSGWLAQQEDLHRIVLYQTDCTLTPWTLRCIRQADCVLIVGLGDQEPALGELEQMLENTAVRALKQLVLLHREDGAGPARTVEWLNMRSWCSGHLHIRCPRRVFSRRSPAKLREMYEKVFEKSADRHSDFSRLARVLTGNTIALVLGGGGARGCSHIGVIKAMEESGIPIDLVGGTSIGAFIGALYAEERSAVRTKQRAREWARVGDGDVPTPGTRSACAQLCPAGANLASSCSSSSSCFSSLSFPSPSSSFSAPSSFLLLSFSALLWFFFFSFCLISSPPPEEEKSLRHRPSTAGTPPPPPADPEGF from the exons ATGGGCGAGTCACAGCAGGAGGCCAAGGTGGGACCTGTCCCCGTggccccggtgtccccagggctgggggcacggGGGCTCAGCTGTCCCTTGTCCCCGCAGGGCTCGGTGCTGAGGGGGCTGCTGGCCTTCTTCAGCCGGGAGCAGCTCCCGGCACGCGCG GTGCTGGGCACCATCCTGGCCCTCGCCGTCGCCGTCATGGCCGTCGCCGtgctgggctggtggctgcGCCTCAAGA aggtCCCCGCGCAGGAGCCGCCGCGCTACCGCTTCCGCAAGCGGGACAAGGTCCTGTTCTACAGCCGCAAGATCATGCGTAAG gtgTCCCAGTCCACGTCGTCGCTGGTGGACGTCAGCATGGCCAGCGGCACCGCACGGCCCCGCAGCCGCAAGAAGCTCAAGATGCTGAGCATCGCCAAGAA ggtctCGGCCAGCTTCCTGCGCATCCAGAAGGAGCCGCCCAcgctgcagctgaaggagccGCCGCCCTCGGTGCTGGAGGCCGACCTGACCGAGTTTGACGTGGCCTCGTCACACCTGCCCTCCGAGGTGCTCTACATGCTCAAGAACGTCCG ggtgctggggcactTTGAGAAGCCgctgttcctggagctgtgcaagCACATGGtgttccagcagtgccagcagggcgAGGACGTGTTCCGCCCCGGCCAGCCCGACACCAGCATCTACGTCCTGCAGGAGGgcaagctggagctgctgctcaccgAGGCG gacGGGAAGGAGACAGTGATGAAGGAGGTGTTCCCTGGGGACAGCGTCCACAGCCTGCTCAGCATCCTCGACGTCATCACG ggccaccagcgGCCGTACCGGACGGTGTGTGCCCGCGCGGCCGAGGACTCCACGGTGCTGCGCCTGCCGGTCGAGGCCTTCTCAGCCGTCTTTGAGAAGTACCCCGAGAGCCTGGTCAGGGTGGTGCAG ATCATCATGGTGCGGCTGCAGCGCGTCACCTTCCTGGCCTTGCACAACTACCTGGGCTTGACCAACGAGCTCTTCAGCCAC GACATGCAGCCCCTGCGGCTCTTCCCTCAACCTTGCCATGCCGCTCGCACCAGCCCCGTCCGGCACAGCAAGCGCAGCCTGGGCAGCACCGATGAGGGCCGGGACACCG CCGAGCTGATGAAAGCTGCTGGCCTGGAGACGCCAGCACCGCCGCAGCTGAGCCGCTGCATCTCCATGCCCGTGGACATCTCTG GCATCCAGAAGGCTCCGCGCTCCGATTTCGACATGGCCTACGAGCGCGGGCGCATCTcagtgtcactgcaggaggacagCACCGGCGCCTTCGGGCAG gtgtcccaggagcCCAAGGAGCGCAAGTCAGTGACGCTGGAGGAGCAGCCCTCGGGGGTCTACCACTACAGCTCCTGCGAGGAGGACACAGCCtcggggacagggacagggatggggacgTGTCCCTTCGGGCCCTACCAGGGCCGCCAGACCAGCGACATCTTCGAGGAGGCCAAGCGGGAGCTCATCAAGCTCATGAAGATCGAG GACCCTTCTCTCCTCAACAACCGCGTCCTGCTCCACCACGCTAAGGGCGGCACGGTCATCGCCCGCCAGGGTGaccag GATGTGAGCCTGCACTTTGTGCTCTGGGGGTGCCTGCACGTGTACCAGCGCATGATCGACAAGGAGGAGGACGTGTGCCTGTTCCTGACACAGCCCGGCGAGCTGGTGGgacagctggctgtgctcactGGGGAGCCCCTCATCTTCACCATCAAGGCCAACCGTGACTGCACCTTCCTCAAGATCTCCAAGTCCGACTTCTACGA GATCATGCGGGAGCAGCCCAGCGTGGTGCTGAGCGTGGCCCACACCGTGGCTGCCCGCATGTCGCCCTTCGTGCGCCAGATGGACTTCGCCATCGACTGGATGGCTGTGGAGGCTGGCCGGGCGCTCTACAG gcagggggaCAAGTCGGACTGCACCTACATCGTGCTCAACGGGCGGCTGCGCTCGGTCATCCAGAAGGGCAGCGGCAAGAAGGAGCTGGTGGGCGAGTACGGCCGCGGTGACCTCGTGGGCGTG GTGGAGGCGCTGACACGGCAGCCCCGGGCCACCACGGTGCATGCGGTGAGGGACACGGAGCTGGCCAAGCTGCCCGAGGGGACCCTCAACAACATCAAGCGCCGATACCCGCAG GTGGTCACCCGCCTCATCCACCTCCTGAGCCAGAAGATCTTGGGGAACCTCCAGCAGCTCCGTGGGCCCTTCGCAG GGCCCGGCCTGGGCATGGCCTCCAGCTCGGAGCCCATCAATCCCACCAGCAACCTGTCGACggtggcagtgctgcctgtgtgtgACGAGGTGCCCATGGCGGCCTTCACgctggagctgcagcatgcGCTCAACGCCATCG GCCCCACGCTGCTCCTCACCAGCGACATCATCCGCGCCCGCCTGGGCTCCTCGGCTCTGGAGAG CATCCAGGAGTACCGGCTGTCAGGCTGGCTGGCGCAGCAGGAGGACCTGCACCGCATCGTGCTCTACCAGACCGACTGCACGCTGACCCCCTGGACGCTGCGCTGCATCCGCCAGGCCGACTGCGTCCTCATTGTGGGGCTGGGCGACCAGGAGCCCGCCCTGGGCGAg ctggagcagatgcTGGAGAACACGGCGGTGCGGGCGCTgaagcagctggtgctgctgcaccGCGAGGATGGCGCCGGCCCGGCGCGCACGGTCGAGTGGCTCAACATGCGCAGCTGGTGCTCGGGCCACCTGCACATCCGCTGCCCCCGCCGCGTCTTCTCGCGCCGCAGCCCCGCCAAGCTG CGGGAGATGTACGAGAAGGTGTTTGAGAAGAGCGCCGACCGGCACAGCGACTTCTCTCGCCTGGCGCGCGTGCTCACCGGCAACACCATCGCCCTGGTGCTGGGTGGCGGCGGTGCCAG GGGCTGCTCGCACATCGGGGTCATCAAGGCCATGGAGGAGTCGGGGATCCCCATCGACCTCGTGGGGGGCACCTCCATCGGCGCCTTCATCGGCGCGCTCTACGCCGAGGAGCGCAGCGCCGTGCGCACCAAGCAGCGGGCGCGGGAGTGGGCCAGGGTGGGTGACGGGGACGTGCCCACCCCAGGGACTCgctcagcctgtgcccagctctgccccgcTGGTGCTAACCTGGCCTCTTCctgttcttcttcttcctcttgcttttcttccctctcctttccttctccttcttcctctttttctgctccatcttcttttcttctgctttctttttctgctcttctttggttttttttcttctctttttgccttatttcttctcctcctcct gaggaggagaagtcCCTTCGGCACCGCCCGAGCACGGCCGGgacccccccgcccccccccgcGGACCCCGAAGGCTTCTGA